In Carassius auratus strain Wakin chromosome 39, ASM336829v1, whole genome shotgun sequence, a genomic segment contains:
- the LOC113057783 gene encoding ubiquitin-conjugating enzyme E2 A: MSTPARRRLMRDFKRLQEDPPAGVSGAPSENNIMVWNAVIFGPEGTPFEDGTFKLTIEFTEEYPNKPPTVRFVSKMFHPNVYADGSICLDILQNRWSPTYDVSSILTSIQSLLDEPNPNSPANSQAAQLYQENKREYEKRVSAIVEQSWRDC, from the exons TCTCCAGGAGGATCCACCAGCAGGAGTTAGCGGAGCCCCGTCGGAAAACAACATCATGGTCTGGAACGCTGTCATTTTTGG CCCTGAAGGAACACCCTTTGAAGATG GAACTTTCAAACTAACAATAGAATTTACAGAAGAATATCCAAACAAACCTCCTACAGTTCGGTTTGTCTCCAAAATGTTTCACCCTAATG TTTATGCAGATGGTAGTATATGTTTGGATATTCTTCAGAATCGCTGGAGTCCAACATATGATGTTTCCTCAATTTTAACCTCAATACAG TCTTTACTGGATGAGCCGAACCCAAACAGCCCTGCCAACAGCCAGGCAGCTCAGCTGTACCAGGAAAACAAGAGAGAGTATGAGAAGCGTGTGTCGGCCATTGTGGAACAGAGCTGGCGTGACTGTTGA